A genomic window from Phoenix dactylifera cultivar Barhee BC4 unplaced genomic scaffold, palm_55x_up_171113_PBpolish2nd_filt_p 000616F, whole genome shotgun sequence includes:
- the LOC103700099 gene encoding probable leucine-rich repeat receptor-like protein kinase At1g35710, which translates to MSSPKFLSTLLLFLILSFLLALASASLASQGRALLQWKVSLQSQGSLESWNLDTSPCNWTGISCNVTRRGRHVITEVNLAQKGLAGTLNALNFSLLSSLTSLNLTFNQLYGSIPPTISALSKLISLDLCTNNFAGTIPLQISSLTKLNSFNLSENQISGSIPPWLSNMTRLNFLYLYQNNLSGTIPKELGRLGNLLELKIYTNHITGSIPPTLGNLTRLQLLFCSHNGISGSMPPELGNLINLVYLGMGNNSLTGFIPLSLGNWTKLNWFFLWGNHLFGSIPSEIGNLAELTMLELSTNNLTGSIPTSLGNLTKLNIMYLWGNHLSGSIPHEIGNLMELANLDLSANNLTGSIPTSLGNLTKLEILYFFKNQISRSIPHELGNLVSLRDLEINTNLLDGSIPASIGNLTKLEILYLFKNQISGSIPPEFGNLVSLRDLEINTNLLDGSIPTSIGNLTKLEILYLFKNQISRSIPPELGNLVSLRDLEINTNLLDGSIPASIENLTKLEILYLFKNQISGSIPHELGNLVSLRDLEINNNVLDGSIPASIGNLTKLEILYLFENHISGSIPPSFGSLTNLTDLRLFDNRLSGSLPQEFNNFTNLKFLDLTNNNFSGHLPHDICKGGVLFHLTLNNNHFEGPISKSLKNCTSLVRVRLEQNQLSGDISENLGVYPHLSYIDLSFNRLSGKLSPNWGGCHNLSLLRISDNKVTGSIPAELGKLTLLQELDLSSNYLSGEMPKDLSMLTNLYNLTLSNNQLVGEVYPEFGELSNLEILDLSANQLRGRVPEQLGNCINLYSLKLGNNHFNGSIPFQIGNLVNLQAFLDLSHNSFTGEIPPQFGKLDKLEVLNLSHNELTGHVPPSLSGMKSLSSVDLSYNELEGPLPNNKIFQNVSVEGFSHNKGLCGAVKGLPSCGLFTTSKDDSNKHHKLLLLIIVPSLLVLFVVFALQILRRKKYTRNDASIEESGFSISNFNGEDAYDGIIQATENFDAKYCIGTGAFSSVYKALLPSDKLVAVKKFHPLEIEELPSKQTFWNEIRALTQIQHRNIVKLYGFCSSARHKFLVCEYMERGSLANILRSENASKLDWSKRVDAVKHIAHALSYMHHDCAPPLVHRDITSNNILLDLEYKACISDFGIARLVKPDSSNWSMLAGTRGYLAPELAYTMRVTEKCDVYSFGVVALEIVMGKHPGDLICTLSSSVGENTFLKDILDPRLRPPTTQAANELVVVVMTAFQCLDNNPHSRPTMRNVSQRLSTIGARPNSQPLDMIKLCHLIHVKNEEAC; encoded by the exons ATGTCATCTCCAAAATTCCTCTCCACCCTTCTTCTGTTTCTAATCCTTTCATTTCTTCTTGCCTTGGCATCAGcttcacttgcatcccaagggAGGGCCCTCCTCCAGTGGAAAGTCAGCCTCCAGAGCCAAGGATCACTTGAATCTTGGAACCTCGACACTAGTCCATGCAACTGGACTGGAATCTCATGCAACGTCACACGTCGAGGCCGACATGTGATCACGGAGGTGAATCTGGCCCAAAAGGGTCTGGCAGGAACGCTAAATGCTCTCAACTTCTCCCTCCTATCATCACTTACCAGTCTCAACCTCACGTTCAACCAGCTCTATGGAAGCATCCCTCCCACCATATCTGCTCTTTCGAAGCTCATCTCTCTTGATCTCTGCACTAATAACTTTGCAGGGACAATTCCATTGCAGATCAGCTCTCTGACAAAGCTCAACTCTTTCAATCTTAGTGAGAATCAGATAAGCGGTTCCATCCCTCCTTGGCTAAGTAATATGACAAGGCTTAACTTCTTATACCTATACCAAAATAACCTTTCAGGTACCATCCCTAAGGAATTAGGAAGGCTTGGGAATCTCTTGGAGTTGAAAATCTACACCAACCATATAACAGGTTCCATCCCTCCCACTTTGGGAAATTTAACCCGGCTTCAATTATTGTTTTGCTCCCACAACGGGATATCTGGCTCCATGCCTCCCGAATTAGGGAATCTCATAAACCTGGTTTATTTAGGCATGGGTAATAACAGTCTGACAGGTTTCATCCCTCTTAGCTTGGGAAACTGGACCAAGCTTAACTGGTTCTTTCTTTGGGGTAATCATCTCTTCGGCTCCATTCCTTCTGAAATAGGAAATCTAGCGGAGTTAACTATGCTAGAACTCTCAACAAACAATTTAACAGGTTCCATCCCCACCAGCTTAGGAAATTTAACCAAGCTTAATATTATGTACCTTTGGGGCAATCATCTCTCGGGATCAATTCCTCATGAAATAGGAAATCTAATGGAGTTAGCTAATCTAGACCTCTCAGCAAACAATTTAACAGGTTCCATCCCCACCAGCTTAGGAAATTTAACCAAGCTTGAAATCTTGTACTTCTTTAAAAATCAGATCTCTCGATCGATTCCTCATGAATTAGGAAACTTGGTAAGCTTGAGAGATTTGGAAATCAATACCAACCTTTTAGATGGTTCAATCCCTGCTAGTATAGGAAATTTAACCAAGCTTGAAATCTTGTATCTCTTTAAAAATCAGATCTCTGGATCGATTCCTCCTGAATTTGGAAACTTGGTAAGCTTGAGAGATTTGGAAATCAATACCAACCTTTTAGATGGTTCAATCCCTACTAGTATCGGAAATTTAACCAAGCTTGAAATCTTGTACCTCTTTAAAAATCAGATCTCTAGATCAATTCCTCCTGAATTAGGAAACTTGGTAAGTTTGAGAGATTTGGAAATCAATACCAACCTTTTAGATGGTTCAATCCCTGCTAGTATCGAAAATTTAACCAAGCTTGAAATCTTGTACCTCTTTAAAAATCAGATCTCTGGATCAATTCCTCATGAATTAGGAAACTTGGTAAGCTTGAGAGATTTGGAAATCAATAACAACGTTTTAGATGGTTCAATCCCTGCTAGTATCGGAAATTTAACTAAGCTTGAAATCTTGTACctttttgaaaatcatatatCTGGCTCGATCCCTCCATCTTTTGGAAGCTTAACCAACCTTACTGATTTGCGCTTATTCGACAATCGACTATCTGGTTCTTTGCCTCAGGAATTTAACAATTTTACAAATTTGAAATTTCTCGACTTGACGAACAACAATTTTTCTGGCCATTTACCACATGACATATGCAAAGGAGGAGTTCTATTTCATCTCACTTTGAATAACAATCATTTTGAAGGTCCGATTTCCAAAAGCTTGAAAAACTGTACAAGCCTAGTTAGAGTCCGACTTGAGCAGAACCAACTATCTGGGGATATATCTGAAAATCTTGGAGTGTATCCACATCTCTCATACATCGATTTAAGCTTCAATAGGCTGTCTGGTAAGCTCTCACCAAATTGGGGAGGATGTCATAATTTGTCGCTCTTAAGAATCTCTGACAACAAGGTTACAGGAAGCATACCAGCAGAACTTGGAAAGTTGACTCTACTGCAAGAACTTGACCTTTCCTCAAACTATCTATCAGGAGAGATGCCGAAGGATCTGAGCATGTTAACTAATCTATATAACTTGACTTTGAGCAACAACCAACTTGTTGGAGAGGTATATCCAGAATTTGGAGAACTATCTAATTTGGAGATTCTTGATCTATCAGCAAATCAACTAAGGGGAAGGGTACCAGAACAATTAGGTAACTGCATAAATCTTTATTCGCTGAAGCTTGGAAACAATCATTTTAATGGAAGCATTCCCTTTCAAATTGGAAATCTAGTAAACCTGCAAGCCTTCCTCGATCTAAGCCACAACTCATTTACTGGAGAGATACCACCACAATTTGGCAAACTGGATAAGCTAGAAGTTCTGAATCTATCACACAATGAGCTGACTGGTCATGTTCCGCCTTCTTTGAGTGGTATGAAGAGCTTGTCATCTGTAGACTTATCATACAATGAATTAGAAGGCCCACTACCCAACAACAAAATTTTCCAGAATGTTTCAGTGGAAGGGTTCAGCCACAACAAGGGCTTGTGTGGTGCAGTGAAAGGTTTGCCTTCATGTGGCTTGTTTACAACTAGCAAAGATGATTCAAATAAGCACCACAAACTTCTCTTGTTAATTATTGTTCCTAGTCTCTTAGTTCTATTTGTTGTATTTGCTCTGCAAATTCTGAGGAGGAAGAAATATACGAGAAATGATGCAAGTATTGAAGAAAGTGGATTCTCTATTTCGAACTTCAATGGAGAAGACGCATACGATGGCATCATTCAAGCAACAGAGAATTTTGATGCCAAGTATTGCATTGGCACTGGAGCATTTTCCAGTGTTTACAAAGCACTGCTGCCAAGTGACAAGTTGGTAGCTGTGAAGAAATTTCATCCATTAGAAATTGAAGAGTTGCCAAGCAAGCAAACTTTTTGGAATGAAATACGGGCACTGACCCAGATCCAACATCGGAATATTGTGAAGCTTTATGGTTTTTGCTCCAGTGCTCGACATAAGTTTCTTGTTTGTGAATATATGGAGAGAGGAAGCTTGGCAAACATTCTCCGAAGTGAAAATGCCTCTAAATTGGATTGGTCTAAGAGAGTGGATGCTGTAAAACATATTGCTCATGCTCTATCATACATGCACCATGATTGTGCTCCACCATTAGTGCACCGAGACATAACAAGTAATAATATTCTACTTGATTTAGAATACAAGGCTTGTATTTCGGACTTCGGTATTGCTAGACTTGTAAAGCCTGATTCATCTAATTGGAGTATGCTTGCAGGCACACGAGGATATTTGGCCCCAG AGCTTGCATACACAATGAGGGTTACTGAGAAATGTGATGTATATAGTTTTGGAGTAGTAGCACTTGAGATTGTAATGGGAAAGCATCCAGGAGATCTCATCTGTACTTTATCTTCTTCCGTCGGTGAAAACACCTTTCTAAAAGATATATTAGACCCGCGACTACGACCTCCTACAACTCAAGCTGCAAATGAGTTAGTTGTAGTAGTTATGACAGCATTTCAGTGTTTGGATAACAATCCGCATTCTCGTCCAACAATGCGAAATGTATCTCAACGGCTATCTACCATCGGGGCACGACCAAACTCCCAACCTTTGGACATGATTAAGTTATGTCACCTAATCCATGTCAAG AATGAGGAAGCCTGTTGA